The Bradysia coprophila strain Holo2 chromosome X unlocalized genomic scaffold, BU_Bcop_v1 contig_12, whole genome shotgun sequence genome window below encodes:
- the LOC119067140 gene encoding extracellular exo-alpha-(1->5)-L-arabinofuranosidase-like, with amino-acid sequence MGAINLLLVYFALICSTHAAFYNPISDVNWPDPYAYYHAADGYYYMPRSEDTGVTLYRSRNLDNWRSNDSTRVYTAPPGLDEVWAPEIHYIGDNFYIYVAIQTGGLNANHRMYVMQANDPDDPMGTWSDAQRMIVPEEDYWAIDGTVLEYGNGKLYFIWSGWPAIDSDFPQNLYIAEMCDPSTICGRRVLIKTVDYAWERNGADLIEGPQILHNAGRVFLVYSASGSWTPDYIVGFMGIDNLADPLDYNNWWRHDQPVFWRNDEENVYGVGHASLTTSPDGTEAWIVYHAMAEPNAGWLGRTARAQKFYWNLDNSPNFGRPRGFAISLESPSNTRTTTTDAPGCGSSITSKPIISIVLLYVVFKLRGALI; translated from the exons ATGGGAGcgattaatttattattggtGTACTTTGCATTGATATGCTCAACCCATGCAGCTTTCTATAATCCAATTTCGGATGTCAATTGGCCGGATCCGTACGCATATTATCACGCCGCCGATGGATATTACTATATGCCCCGTTCGGAAGATACTGGAGTTACTCTGTACAGAAGTCGTAACTTAGACAATTGGCGAAGCAATGACAGTACACGAGTCTATACAGCGCCACCAGGTCTGGATGAAGTGTGGGCACCGGAAATTCATTATATTGGCGACAATTTCTACATTTATGTAGCAATACAAACAGGTGGTCTGAATGCCAATCATAGGATGTATGTAATGCAAGCTAATGATCCGGATGATCCGATGGGGACGTGGAGTGATGCtcaaag AATGATTGTTCCGGAAGAAGATTATTGG gcaATAGATGGAACTGTTTTAGAGTATGGCaatggaaaattatatttcatttgGTCAGGTTGGCCAGCAATAGATTCAG ACTTTCCACAAAATCTTTACATAGCGGAAATGTGTGATCCATCGACTATTTGCGGTCGTCGTGTATTGATTAAAACAGTTGACTACGCTTGGGAAAGGAACGGTGCTGATCTGATTGAGGGACCGCAAATTTTACACAACGCTGGTCGCGTTTTCCTCGTGTATTCTGCATCGGGAAGTTGGACGCCCGATTACATAGTGGGATTTATGGGCATCGATAACTTAGCTGACCCACTTGACTACAACAATTGGTGGCGTCACGATCAGCCAGTATTTTGGAGAAATGACGAAGAAAATGTATACGGTGTGGGACATGCCTCCTTGACAACATCTCCAG ACGGCACTGAAGCGTGGATAGTTTATCATGCAATGGCGGAACCAAATGCTGGTTGGTTAGGTCGAACAGCACGtgcacaaaaattctattGGAACCTTGACAATTCACCAAACTTTGGACGGCCTCGAGGATTCGCAATTTCTCTCGAATCGCCGTCAAATACTAGAACGACAACTACTGATGCTCCTGGCTGTGGTTCTTCGATAACATCGAAACCAATAATAAGCATCGTATTACTTTATGTAGTCTTTAAGCTCAGAGGTGCTTTAATATAG
- the LOC119067134 gene encoding uncharacterized protein LOC119067134, with translation MRIVLTFVGLLLTFTQLTIADDVEVVKAVSPDEASELNDNPDQVALESIDSDASPSIHLPLTQAAVSLNRANIGLGQPFGPPPPPHLAYVGPPPPIQAHHHPNDIIPNEKHFPLPSSNNELWASPISDTPKIISLDVKCEKGGMKVFIQFDKPFYGIVFSKGHYSNINCVHLPAGLGRSSATFDIGIRACGTSGNTENGLYGYGSESGSGTYFENIVVIQYDPQVQEVWDQARKLRCTWHDQYEKSVTFRPFPVDMLDVVRADFAGDNVGCWMQIQVGKGPWASEVSGLVKIGQTMTMVLAIKDDDSKFDMLVRNCLAHDGKRAPIQLVDERGCVTRPKLMSRFTKIKNFGASASVLSYAHFQAFKFPDSMEVHFQCTIQICRYQCPDQCSDPGNLDVHRLVAGPESQYGPPPPLPLEAYLHGAGRPRDERVRRTRSTDPQKEIGLNRIIKVVSVGDLTFSIDEQNSTQSTMVFPLREDGLICMTTPGFTITLVVLLGILFTSCLISAYLYVRLRPFSMSEKERAIAFPAPHPVTTVQQQVLHGQPKKRYCFYS, from the exons ATGAGAATCGTATTAACCTTTGTTGGGTTACTGTTAACATTTACACAG cTAACAATCGCTGATGACGTCGAAGTGGTAAAGGCTGTTTCACCCGATGAAGCTTCCGAATTAAATGACAATCCTGATCAGGTGGCTTTGGAATCGATCGACTCTGACGCTTCGCCATCAATACATTTACCTCTCACTCAAGCAGCAG TTTCATTAAATCGGGCCAACATCGGACTGGGGCAACCATTCGGGCCGCCACCTCCACCACACTTAGCGTACGTAGGACCGCCGCCTCCAATACAAGCACATCATCATCCGAATGATATAATTCCGAACGAAAAGCATTTTCCGCTACCGTCGTCCAACAACGAATTGTGGGCGTCACCGATAAGTGATACGCCGAAAATCATCTCGCTGGAtgtgaaatgtgaaaaaggTGGAATGAAAGTGTTTATTCAATTTGACAAGCCGTTCTATGGCATCGTCTTCTCGAAGGGACACTACAGCAACATAAATTGCGTTCATTTACCAGCTGGACTTGGGCGGTCTTCAGCCACATTCGATATTGGAATTCGAGCATGTGGTACGTCTGGAAATACTGAAAACGGTCTTTATGGCTATGGGTCAGAATCGGGGTCGGGAACATACTTCGAAAACATTGTTGTCATTCAGTACGATCCACAAGTTCAGGAAGTGTGGGATCAAGCCAGAAAGTTACGTTGCACATGGCATGATCAGTACGAAAAAAGTGTCACTTTTAGACCGTTCCCTGTTGATATGCTAGATGTCGTTCGAGCTGATTTTGCTGGTGATAATGTAGGATGTTGGATGCAAATTCAAGTTGGTAAAGGGCCTTGGGCATCCGAAGTTTCCGGTTTGGTGAAAATCGGACAAACGATGACTATGGTACTGGCTATTAAAGATGATGACTCCAAATTCGACATGCTTGTTCGCAATTGTTTGGCCCATGATGGTAAACGTGCTCCGATCCAATTAGTTGATGAACGAGGCTGCGTTACCCGTCCAAAGCTAATGTCCagatttacaaaaatcaaaaatttcggcGCTAGTGCATCGGTACTGTCGTACGCTCATTTCCAGGCATTTAAGTTCCCCGACTCCATGGAGGTTCATTTTCAATGTACAATCCAAATCTGTCGCTATCAATGTCCTGATCAATGTTCTGACCCCGGTAATTTGGATGTGCATCGTTTGGTTGCCGGTCCTGAGTCACAATATGGCCCACCACCACCATTGCCATTAGAAGCCTATTTACATGGAGCAGGTAGACCGAGAGACGAACGAGTTCGACGAACTCGGTCCACGGATCCGCAGAAAGAAATTGGATTAAATCGCATCATAAAAGTAGTGTCGGTGGGTGACCTAACTTTTTCCATTGACGAACAAAATTCCACCCAATCGACAATGGTCTTTCCGTTACGAGAAGATGGTTTAATATGTATGACAACGCCAGGCTTTACGATCACATTGGTAGTGCTGTTGGGCATTCTGTTCACATCGTGCCTGATATCAGCCTATTTGTACGTTAGACTGAGACCGTTTTCGATGTCTGAAAAGGAAAGAGCTATTGCCTTTCCAGCACCACATCCAGTGACCACCGTACAGCAGCAGGTACTTCATGGGCAACCGAAGAAAAGATACTGTTTCTATTCGTAG